The sequence below is a genomic window from Sorangiineae bacterium MSr12523.
CTCCGTCACGGCGAGCGCGCGTGGCCGCGCTTGGTCACGACGATAGTGTGAATTCGCACTTCACTAATGCGTTTCGATGAATTCGAATATCGCGCCCAATACGAATCGTGACTTGGACCGATCTTCGCCGTAATTCGACCTTACCCCAGCAAGCGGTCAGTACGCCCAGATGGCCGGTACATAACGAAAAGCGTCGCCGGCAACCGCCACGCGGCCGAGGGATGGGAACGATAGGTGACTGGCCATGAACAGCTCACCGGTCGCCGCAGCCTCCCGCAAGAGACGAACCCGGACGCGGGTAGCGTCCTCGGGTTCATGGTCGAAGGCGTTCTGCCACTCGGGGCACTCGATCCCGACCGGGACCAGGGCATCGGCGGCGAACGTCAGCCGCTCGCCGCCAGACGCCACACGGACGATGCTGTGCCCGGGGGTGTGGCCACCGGTTCGAGTTACGACGACCCCCGGCGCCACCTCGTGCTCCTTGTCGAACGTCCGCAGCTCGCTTCGGTACGCGTCCAAGAATTTCCGGGCGCTCGACCGAATTACGTCCTGAATCCCGCCAAACGTGTTGTGGGAGAAATCGGGCGCCGCAAAGAATTCCACGTCGGTGCCCGACACGTGGACCCGCAGGTCCGGACGAAGCCGACTCCTCAGTCGCTGGTCGATCAGCCCGCCAATATGGTCCATGTGGATGTGGGTAGCCACCACGTCGGTCACCGACGCGGGATCGATGCCGGCGCCCTCCAGCCGCAGGGCCAACCGCCCGGCCCGCGTGGCGTCCGGCATCTCCGACCCGACCCCAGAGTCGACGAGTATGGTTCGGCCGGCGCTACGCACGACGATGATGTTCAGCCCCCAATCGATGGGGTCCGGCAAGAATTTGTCGCGCAGCACGGCGTCCCGAGCGTCCGGCTCGACGTTGGTGCCCAAGATGTTGGCGGCTATCGGCATCGCCCCATCGCTGATCACCATCACGTCGATCTCACCGATCCGCAGCGCATAGCGCGACGGGACCAACTCGTTACCGGGGTGTGATTCGTGGCCCAAGCACATGTTCGACTCCTTTTTCAGGCGCCGAACGTAAAGCCCGACCATCGCGCGTGTAGGCCCACTTCGCGCAAAGCCCATGTGCCACGAGCACCCCCGCGAAATAATTGCATACTGCAACCATCACGCCCCCGACGACCGCGAGACATGCGCCGACTCTTCGACGACGAAGTCGTTCAAGCGCCGAGAGGCGCCGCGAGCAATCGATGCGGAGCGACAAAGGGGTCGACCGTCACTGTACGGAGCGAAGCGGAGTACAGTTACGGCGACGAATGGCGAAGCAGTGAGGCCCTAACCTGTGCGTACGCCATTACTTCTGGGGTGCCGGGGAGTCGACCGTCTGCTGTACGGAGCGAAGCGGAGTACAGCAACGGCGACGACCTGAAAATGGCTCACACATCGTGTGGGCAGGGTGCCGGAGAAGGGAGTCGAACCCCTGACCTAGCGCGTATGAAACGCCCGCTCTAACCAACTGAGCTACTCCGGCGGAGACGGCGGCGAAGTATCGTCGCCGCCACGGCGCATGTAAAGCAGATTTCTTCAGGCGAGGCGAGAGAAACGTCTCAGAATTCGCCGAAGAGATCTTGGATGCGCGATTCGAGCGCGATGGCGATCTTGTAGAGGGACGAGATCGATGCGGAGGATTCGGCGCGCTCGATTTGGGACAGGAGGGAGACGCTGAGGCCGGTGCGGCGGGACATCTGCTTCAAGGTCAGATCTTTTTCCTTGCGCAGATTGCGGATCGTGTCGCCGATGACCCGGTGCAGTTGCTCCTCGGGGGTGCGGGCAAGACCCTTCTTGCGCATCACGCGGCCGAGGACCTCGCGGAACTCGTCCACGTTGAACGGCTTCTTCAAGTAGTCGACGGCGTCGAGCTTCATCGAGGCCACGGCGGTCTCGAGGTTCGGGAAGCCAGTGAAGATCACGACGGCGATGTCGCTATCCAGTTTGCGAATGCGGCGGAGTACCTCGATGCCATCGAGTTTCGGCATCATCAGGTCGAGCACGATCAGGTGGTAGCCACCTTGACGAACCTCCTCCTCGACACTGGAGGGGTCACTTAGGGTTTTGACTTGGAAGCCATCTCGCTCAAGGAGCGTCTGCATGTATTCGCAGATGGCCTTGTCGTCGTCGACGATGAGAATGCGTACGGCGGGAAGCTCGGGGGGTGCCATGGCATTACAGTATGGCTAAACACACGGCGAATGGAAGGCCGTAAATTTGGCCGTTCGAACGAAACCGTTCTTCCTACAGCGTAAACGTTTGCCCTATCTCGACGCACATGGCTCAAGGCTCGGGTTTGGCGCCATCGGCGAGAGCTTCGGCGCGGGCGCGGAGGAGGTGAGCGATAACCTCGTCGATGCCTTCACCTTGGTTGCAGCGCGTGAAGACCACCGGTCCGCCCTGGCGCATCCGATTGGCATCGCGAGCCATTACCTCCAGGCTCGCGCCCACGTGCGGCGCCAGATCAATCTTGTTGATGATGAGCAAATCGCTCTGCGTGATGCCTGGGCCGCCTTTGCGGGGCACCTTGTCGCCTCCGGCCACGTCGATGACGTAGATCGTGTAGTCGACCAGCTCGCGGCTGTACTGGGCGGCCAGATTGTCGCCGCCACTTTCCACGATGAGCAGCTCGGGTGTGATGTCCTGCATCAACTGCGTCAGCGCATCCAGGTTCGGACTGATGTCCTCGCGGATGGCCGCGTGCGGGCAGCCGCCGGTTTCCACCGCCCGGATTTGCCGGCTGGGTAGCGCGCGGTGGCGCTCGAGGAACTCGGCGTCCTCACGCGTGAAAATATCGTTCGTCACCACACCGAGCCGCATCTGGTCGCGCAGACGCAAACAAAGTTGCAGCACGAGCGCCGTCTTGCCGCTTCCGACAGGGCCGCCGATGCCCACGGTGAAGGCGCGCTCGGCGAACGAGCGCGTTCGCTTGCGCGGGCCCTCGTTTGCCGTGCGGTCGCGGAAGAGACCCGGGCCGTCCCAATGCTCGTGCGTGTGCCCGTGCTCGCCGTGTTCGTGGCTATGGGTATGGCTGCCGTGCGAGTGCTCATGGGGATCGTGCATTCTTCTGCTCCTCGCTCACGATTGGAAAAGGCGGGCGTAAAGCCCGTCGTGCAAGGCCGAGCATGCGTCGGCTAGGGGGAAGGTTTGCGCCGCGTCCTCGGGCTGGAGGTCCGCGCACGATGCGAGGACGCGCTCGAGCAGATCCGCCCGCGCAGCCTGAAGGCGCTGTGCCTCCAGCGGCCCGACGATGCCCAGGCGCACCGCCGCGGACAGAATACCGCGCAACGCGGTGTGCAGGTACACGGAGCACGCCTCCCGTGCGTCGAGCCCCAATGCACCCAGGGTCACGCCGAACACGGGGGCGTAGTGCATGGAAAGACGCATCGAGTGGCCCCGCAGCCGTTCCGCGAGTGCCCGCACCGCGTCGTTCTCGTCGAAGACGTCGCGCGCGGTGGCCCAGAACGCGCGCCCTTGCGCCCGACTCGCGCGGTTGGCCACGTGGTTGCTCAATGTCGCGTCGGACAGTGCGTCCAGCTCCACCAGGTCCCGCCCCGCGCACGCCGCCCGCACGAAGGGCAGGGCGAGGCTTCCCGTTTGCCACAGGCTCGGGTCGAGGTACGCCTCGAAATCGCGCACGGCGCCGAGCTGCCATGTGGCCTCGAGCCCGCCGGAGTGCGCGAAGCCGCCCGCGGGAAATGCGCTATCGGCGAGCTGCCATACGAGCCATGGCGACGTCATGGTTCAAAAGAGCGAGTACAACCGCCCCAGCGGAACGACCTTCGCGGGTTTCGCCGTGAGGAGAACACCGTCGGCGAAGACCTCGTACGTCTCGGGATCGACCCGCATCGCCGGCAGCGCATCGTTGAGCACCATGTCGCGCTTGCCGAGACCGCGGCACCGCTCCACGGCCACGGCGCGCTTGCGCAGCCCTAGTTTGCCGAGCCCGCCCTCCGCGAGCGCGCGCTGCGACACGAAGGTCAACGACGAGGCGCCCACCGCGCGGCCCATCGCCCCGAACATCGGCCGCATGTACGAAGGCTGCGGCGTCGGGATGGACGCATTGGGATCGCCCATCTGCGACCACGCCACGAAGCCACCCTTGAGCACCAGCTCGGGCTTCACGCCGAAAAAAGCCGGCCGCCACAGCACCAGGTCGGCCCATTTGCCGATTTCGACGGAGCCAATCTCGCGGGCCATTCCGTGCGCGATGGCCGGGTTGATCGTGTACTTCGCGATGTAACGCCGTGCGCGCAGATTGTCGTTCGCGCCGCTTTCCCCGGACAGCCGACCCCGCTCGCCCTTCATCTTTGCGGCGGTCTGCCACGTGCGGCAAATGACCTCGCCCACCCGCCCCATGGCCTGGCTGTCGCTGGCCATCATGCTGAGTGCGCCCAAGTCGTGCAGCACGTCCTCGGCGGCAATGGTCTCGCCTCGGATGCGGCTCTCGGCAAAGGCGACGTCCTCCGGGATGCGCCGGTCCAGGTGATGGCAGACCATGAGCATGTCGAGGTGCTCGTCGAGCGTGTTCACCGTGAATGGGCGCGTCGGGTTCGTCGAGCTGGGGAGCACGTTCGGCTCCCCGGCGACGCGCAGGATGTCGGGCGCGTGCCCGCCGCCGGCGCCCTCGGTGTGGTACGTGTGGATCGTGCGGCCCCGGAAGGCGGCGATGGAATCGTCCACGTAGCCCGACTCATTCAACGTGTCGGTGTGGATGGTCACCTGCACGTCTTCGGCTTCGGCCACACCGAGGCAGCAATCGATGGCCGGCGGCGTGGTGCCCCAGTCCTCGTGCAGCTTGAGCCCGATGGCGCCGGCGCGAATCTGATCCACCAAGCCTTCCGGCTGGGACGTGTTGCCTTTGCCCGTGAGCCCGATGTTCACGGGAAGCGCATCGCACGCGCGCAGCATCATCTCGATGTTGCGCACGCCGGGCGAGCACGTGGTCGCGTTCGTGCCCGTGGTGGGGCCGGTGCCGCCGCCCACCATCGTGGTCACGCCGCTGGCGATGGCCTCGTCGGCCTGCTGCGGGCAGATGAAATGGATGTGCGTGTCGATGCCGCCGGCCGTGAGAATGAGCCCTTCGCCGGCGATGGCGTCGGTCGTCACGCCGACCAGCATGTTGTCGCTCACGCCGGCCATCACGCGCGGGTTGCCCGCTTTGCCAATGCCGACGATGCGGCCATGCTTGATGCCGATGTCCGCTTTGAAGATGCCCGTGTAGTCCACCACGAGCGCGTTCGTGATGACCACGTCCAGCGCCTCGGAGTCACCGATGCCGGCCATCTGGCCCATCTCGTCGCGCAAGACCTTGCCGCCGCCGAACTTGCACTCGTCGCCGTAGACGGCGAAGTCGCGCTCGACTTCGATGACGAGACCCGTGTCGCCGAGCGCCACGCGATCTCCGGTGGTTGGACCATACATCGCGGCGTAGGCACGTCGATCGAGGCGGCTCATGATTTTTCCCCCAGGCTAGTGCCTGGAAGCATAGGGATCCACACCGCACATTTCGGCAATGTTTCCGAGGCGGACACGGATTTCACGCAGCACATCCTCCGTGCGCTCCGCGGCCACGCGGGCCACGACGCCGTCGCCGCGCGCCAGCTTCGACGGTGCGTAGAGCACGTTGGTCCGCTCCCGCGGTGCGAGCATGGCGGCCATCACATCCGCGGCTCGCGCGCCGATGGCGACCACGGTGGCGTACGCATCGACCCGGCCGAAGCGTGCGGCAATCGGGCCATGCCGCGCATCGAGCACGGTTGCATCGCGTAGCAGGGGCTCGCCGCGGTCTACGTGGATGCGACTTGCCAACCGCTCGAATGCCCACCGCTCACCGTAGGCTGCCCGGCCCGAGGTGAAGGCATCCACCAGCACCAAAGTACCGGCCGCGCCCAAGGTGACCACCACCTCCGACTCGTACGTGGAGCCTGCGAAGCACGCGACGGGATCGGGCAGCGCCACCAAGGTTCCCTCCACACGAGCGTGCAGCACCTGCCGCGTGCTTCCGCGGTACGCCTTGGTGGAGGCCTGCGTCGTCAGGAGCAAGGTGGAGCCCTCTTCGACGTCGATGGCGAGCCGCAGCGCATCGCCGCGCACCAGGCCTCCGCCGAGGCTCGTCACGCAAACCCAGGCCGCCGTAGGGCCCTTCGCGTTGGACGCGTACGGCGTCTTGGGCAACAAAAGCCGCAGGGGACTCTCCGCGTACGCGCGCTCGAGCACATTTTTTCCGCCGCGGAATGCCGCGACCACCCGACCTCGACCCGCGCGATCTTCATCCATGCCCGGGGCGGCACTTTACCTCCTGGCGGATCCTGGCTCCGACATTTTGCGATGCTGCTCGGCCTTGATGGCCTCCGGAACGAAGCGTTGCGCGACGGCTTGAAGCTTGGTGCCCCGGCTGGTCGCCGCGAACACGCGGTCCTTGCCATCCATGAGCGCTTCGAAGCCTTGCTTGGCGACGTCCGCGGGGTGGTTCTTCTTGCTCTCTTCTGCCACCTTCGTGTCATCGAGCCCCGCCCGATGGGCGAAGTTCGTGTCCGTCGGTCCCGGTACCATGGCGGTGACGCTCACGCCGGTGTCCTTCAATTCGTGACGGAGCGAGGCTGCGAAGGAGAGATCGAACGCTTTCGTGGCACCGTACACCGCTTCGAGCGGCGTGGGCATCGAGCCCGCGATGGATGCCGTGATGAGGATGCGCCCTTTGCCGCGCGCGACCATGTCCCTCACGATGCGCTTCGTGAGGTGGACGGTCGAGACCACGTTGAGCTGAATCATGCGCAATTCGTCGCGCAAAGCGGTCTCGCGTGCGAAGTCGCCCGCGACGCCGAAGCCGGCGTTGACCGCGAGGGCATCCACCGGCCCGAACTTCTGCGCCGAGGCATAGAGGGTCTCGACCCCGTCGTACTCCGCCAAGTCCGCCTGCACGGCGTGCACCCGATGCGTGAGCTGGGCGAATTCCATCGCAGCGGTGTGGATGTCCTCGTGATCCGCGCACACGACGAGGTCGAATCCGTTCGTAGCAAATTGCTTCGCGAGCTCGTACCCGATGCCCTTCGAGGCACCGGTCACGATCGCAAGCGGCCTGCGTTGCGCCATGGTTCCCATGCCGCGTCGCTATGCGAGAGGCTTGCCACCCGTGACGCCGAGGACCTCGCCATTGACGTAACGCGACTCATCGCACGCCAAAAAGACGAACGCCGGCGCAAGCTCCGCAGGCTGGGCCGGTCGCTCCATGGGCGAGTTTCCGCCGAACTTGGCGATCTTTTCCCCTTCGAACGACTGCACGATGAGGGGCGTCCACACCGGCCCCGGCGCGACGGCGTTCGCGCGGATGCCCTTCTTGATGACCTCCTGCGCGAGGCCCTTGGTGAAGGTGATGATCGCGCCCTTCGTCGAGGCGTAGTCCAAAATGGGCCCGCTCGGCAGGTATGCCTGGATCGAGGCGGTGTTGATGATCGTGGCGCCCGCCTTCATGTGCGGCAGGGCGTGCTTCACGATGTGGAACATCGCCAGGATGTTCGTGCGGAAGGTCCGTTCGATTCGCTCGGTGTCGAGGTCCTCGAAGGACTCCACCGTTTCGCCTTGGAAGGCCGCATTGTTGACGAGCACGTCGATGCGCCCGAAGGCTTTCACCGTCTCGTCGACGACCCGCCGGCATTCGTCCGCGCTGGCAAGGTCACCGGGCAGCAGCACTGCCCGCTTGCCCGCGGCCTCGACGACCCGCGCGGTCTCGCGTGCATCGTCGTGCTCCTTCCAATAGCTCACCGCGACGTCGGCGCCTTCGCGCGCAAACGCCAGCGCGACGGCTCGGCCGATGCCGCTGTCTGCGCCCGTAACGAGCGCCACGCGTCCTTCGAGCCGGCCATGGCCCTTGTAGCTTTCCTCGCCGAAGTCCGGCTTGGTCCGCATCACCGACTCTCTCGCCGGCGCGTCCTGCTCCTCTTCCCGAAAGGGCGGCTTCTTCCCCGCCGTCTTCGGATCCCGCATCGTAGAAGGCTGTCCCATAGCCTCCCGACGCTTCAAGAACGATGCCGGGCCGGCCAGAGGCCGGCGGACCGCCGGCAGGATGCCGGCGCTCCATGCGGCGAGCGAACTACGTATGCTCGCTCAAAAAGACAGTAGTCGGGGCGAGAGGATTTGAACCTCCGACTCCTCGGTCCCGAACCGAGTGCGCTACCAGGCTGCGCTACGCCCCGTGTGAAAGCGACTTGCCTTATGCAGGGCAGCCGCGATTTCGTCAATGGGATAATTTGATCAGATCGTTCCTCCCGCCCCCGAGCCTGGATTTCTCGAGGATCGGGGGCGGAGAGAAACGTCGGCCTAGGCGGCGTGCAGCCTGGCGTTCTCGGCCTGGGCCAGGCTCGCTCCGCCGGTGTTGGCGCTCGGCGGCACGTAACCTTGGCGCCAGGGGCCCCGCCAGTAGCGAAGCCAGAACAGGGTCGCCGAGAACGTGGTCTCGCCGATGAACCCGAGCCACCCGCCCAAGGCGCCGAGCCCGGCAAGCTTCCCGAGCACGTAGGCCGCGGTCGGAACGCAGGTCCACACCACCGTGACGCCGATGATCGCGGTCACCCGCACGTCCTTGGCACCGCGCAAGGCGCCGCGAAGGACGATGTTGACCGCATCGAGCACCTGGAAGACGGCGGCCACCAGGAGCAGGTTGCGTGTGATGCGGATCACCTCGGGGTCCGTCGAGAACCCGTGGGCCAGTGCCCCACCGAAGACCGCGAAGAGCACCCCGCAAACGGCCATGAAGCCGATGGCGAGCTGCAAAGCCGCCCAGGTGGCGCGGTCCGCCTCGTCGAGGCGCTTCTCACCCAGAGAGCGCCCCACCAAGATGCTCGCCGCCTCGGCGATGGCCACGCCCGGAAGAAACGAGGTCCGGATCGTTGCCATGGCAACCTGGTGGGAGGCGATCTCGGCGCTGGCCAAGGTCCCCAACACCGCCGTGAACGTCGTGAAGGCGAGCGTCTCGGCGCCGAAGTGGATGGCCGTGGGCATTCCCAGATCCCACACCCCGCGACAGGCTTCGCGCAGGCGCAGGGTGCTCGGGGGACAGCGCTTCATGTCCCGCAGGAGCAGAGCGCCCAGCATGGCGCACTCCAGGTACTCCGACGTGGCCGTGGCGAAACCCGCTCCGCGCACGCCCAGGGCCGGAAGGCCCCAGTGCCCGTAAATGAGCCCGTACGCGAAGAAGCCGTTGAAGATGTTGGCCACGATGCCCACGATCATCGGCGTACGCGTGTCGCCTGTCGCTTGGCGGTGCTGGTACAGGGCCACCAACACCGTGACGCCCACGGAGCCGTAGGTCACGGCCGAGAAGAAATCCCGTGCCGGGGCAATGAGCTCGTGGTCGACGCCGAGCGCCCGCAGAAGCCATGAAATGTCGCGCCCCAAGATGAACAGCGCCACGCCGATGCCGACGGCCATCAAGATGCCGGCCTGCGCGTAGCGTATTCCGTCTTGTGGACGGCCTTCTCCCACGGCGTGCGCGGTCTGCACTTTGACCGCGCGCATCGCTCCGAAAACGAGCGAGTAGCCAACGTACATCATCATCGTGGCCAGGCCGACGCCGCCCAGTGCTGCAGGCCCGAGCCCGCCGACGAGCTTCGTGTCGACGAGTCCGAGCATGGTCTCGGCGCTCATCGCGATGACGATGGGCCAGGCAAGCTTGAACAGTTCCGCACGCGTGCGTGCTCTGGCGCTTACCTGGGCGGCTGCGGTCGTGGAAGAAGGTCGCCCCGCGCGCGCCAGGAGCCGGCGCACGTGAGCGACCCATCGTTTCAATCGATAGCGTTTGAAAAGCGAAGTAAACATGAATACGTTCCTCTGGAGCCCGCTAGCTTGATTCGCCTAAGCGCGGGCTCCGAAGAACGCTCTCGGCGACGGTTTCTCCGTCGCCTCTCTCACGAAGCGACGGGGCTAATCTTTACGGCAGGCGCTAACGCATGGCTGATATACAGCCGCGTCGCGCACAGTGGTAAAGGCCGTCACCTGAGACATAGTGAATGAACGATGTCCGATATATGCGATTTCGTCAAGGCGATAATCGCGAATAGTTTACGCGAGATGCTTTTTCAAAAACGCAATCGTGCGATCCCACGCAAGCTTTGCGTTTTCCGCCGAGTAAACATTGGCGCGGGTGTCATTGAAGAACGCATGATCGGCGTCATACACGTGAAGCTCGATCGATTTGCCGTGTGACTCGAGCTCGCGCTTCACCGCCTCGGCCTTCTCCGGCGTGACCCATTGATCGTGTTTGGCCACGTGCGTGAGGATCGGAGCCGTGACCTTGGCGTAATCGGCCTTGGGCGGGATGCCATAAAAGGGCACCACGGCGGAGAGTCCCTCGATCTGCGTCGACGAAACGAAAGAGAGTGCGCCGCCCATGCAGAATCCCGTCACGCCCACCTTGCCCGTCGAACGCGGGTGCGCCTTCGCGTAGGCGACGGCGGCGGCGATCTGCGTGACCGCGCGTCCCCAATCGAGCTTGGTCATTCTCTCCGACGCGCGCGCTTCGTTGGTGAGCGGCACCTCTTCGCCGTCGTACAAATCCGGCGCGATGGCAAGGAATCCCGCTTGAGCGAGGCGCGTGGCAATCGAGCGGATGTGATCGTTCACGCCCCACCACTCCTGCAGAACGACCACCGCCGGAGCTTTTGCGCTTCCCTCGGGTAGGGCGAGGTCGCCCTTTACGGTTTCGCCATTCTTCGCTGCAAATTCAACGCGTGTGGTCATGGCCCTGCCTCCTAAGGTTTTGCTGCCGACTTGCCTGGTACTGCCGACTTTCCCGGGTACTGCCGGGCCAAGATAGAGGTGCGCATGCTAAGACGGAAGCCATGAGGATGCTTCTCGTCGGTGCGTGCGTGTCGAGCATGATCTGGTGCAGCATCGGATGCAGCAAGTCGGATGAGGCGCAGGTGCCCGCCGGCGGCGAGCTGAAGGTGGAGGCCAACGAAAAGGGCTTCACGCCCAGCGCGATCTCCGTCAAGAAAGGCGCCCCCTCGCACCTGGTATTCACCCGCACGAGCGAACACACGTGCGCCACCGAGGTGGTGTTCCCCGATTTGGGCATCAACAAAGAGCTGCCCTTGAACAAGCCGGTGTCGATCGACATCCCCGCCGATCAGGACAAAACGCTGACGTTTGCCTGCGGCATGAACATGTACAAGGGCCAGGTCGTCGTTAAGTAAGAACGGCGCGCACGCTTTCTTCGACGATGCCGAGCAGCTGCGTGAGCTCGTCGTTCGAAATGGTGAGCGGCGGCGCTACGTACACGGTGTCGCCCAACGGCCTCAAGTAGGCGCCGCGGCGCCGGGCCTCGTCGTACACGCGCCAGCCGATCTTGCCGAGGTAGCCCTCGCCGAGATCCGCTGCGCCGATCATGCCGAGGCTGCGCACGCGTGCCACGCCCGGGATCTCGGCGATGCGCGCGAAGGCGCGCTCGATGAGGAGGCTCTTTTCCTTGGAGCGCTCGATGAGCTTTTCCTCGCGGTAGATGGCCAGCACCTCGCGCGCGAGCGCCGCGCCCAGCGGGTGCCCGCAGAACGTGTGCCCGTAATAGAGTGCGCGGTCCTTCGACCCGCGGAAGCCGTCGAAAACGCGCTCGCTCGCGAGCGTCGCGCCCATGGGAAGGATCGACGAGAAGGCCTTGCCGAGGCACATGATGTCCGGCGCGATGCCCGCGTGGTTCACGGCCCACATCGGGCCGGTGCGACCATAGCCGGTGAACACTTCGTCGTCGATGAGCATCACGTCGTGCCGATCGGCCAGCGCGCGCAGCTCGCGCAAGAACGCGGCATCGTAGATGCGCATGCCGGCGGCAGCCTGCACCATCGGCTCGATGATGATGGCCGCCGTCTCGTCGGCCTTGTCGCGGAGCAGGCGTGCGATCATGTCGAACGCGCGCGCGTGCGCGTTGGGGGCCGGCACGGGCACGCGCACGCACGTGAGGCCGATGTCGCCGACCACGCGACGAAAGACATCGAGCCCGCCGAGGCTCGCCGCGCCCAAGGTGTCGCCATGGAAGGCGCCCTCCAGGGCCAGTGCCCCGCGCTTCTTCGGCGCGCCGTTCTGCACGTACATCTGCAGCGCCATGCGAAGCGCCACCTCGACGGAGCCGGATCCGTTGTCCGTGTAGAATACACGCGTTAATCCCGGCGGGGCGATGGCCACGAGCTCCTCGGCCAAGCGCGCCGCCGGCTCGTGCGTCGTGCCCGCGAGCGAACAATGGAGAAGCCCTTGCTCGGCCTGCCGCTGCATCGTCGCCACGAGGCGCGGGTGCGCATGCCCGAGCGTCGCCACCCACCACGAGCTATTGCCGTCGAGGTAGCGCCGGCCGTCCACATCTTCGAGCCACGAGCCCTGGGCACGCGCAATCACCAGAGGATCGCTGGCCGTGTACTCGTCCATCGCGGTGTAGGGGTGCCAGACGTGCGCCTTGTCTCGGGCAACGATTTCGTCGCGGATCATGCCCCGCTTAGTAGCACGATCACACGATCAGGAGAGCGAACCGCCACGCAGCTTGGCCGCGCGCTCCAGGTCGGCCTGGTTCACGTCGTCGGCCCCGGCGGGCAGGCACACGGTGACCGTGGTGCCCTCGCCGGCGCGGCTTTCGATGAGCAAAAACCCGCCGTGCGCCTCCACGATGCGGTCGACGATGGCCAGGCCGAGCCCGGTGCCGCTGGGGCGCGTCGTGAAGAAAGGATCGCGCGCGCGCAGCCGCACGATGGTGTCCATGCCTTCGC
It includes:
- the bioA gene encoding adenosylmethionine--8-amino-7-oxononanoate transaminase → MIRDEIVARDKAHVWHPYTAMDEYTASDPLVIARAQGSWLEDVDGRRYLDGNSSWWVATLGHAHPRLVATMQRQAEQGLLHCSLAGTTHEPAARLAEELVAIAPPGLTRVFYTDNGSGSVEVALRMALQMYVQNGAPKKRGALALEGAFHGDTLGAASLGGLDVFRRVVGDIGLTCVRVPVPAPNAHARAFDMIARLLRDKADETAAIIIEPMVQAAAGMRIYDAAFLRELRALADRHDVMLIDDEVFTGYGRTGPMWAVNHAGIAPDIMCLGKAFSSILPMGATLASERVFDGFRGSKDRALYYGHTFCGHPLGAALAREVLAIYREEKLIERSKEKSLLIERAFARIAEIPGVARVRSLGMIGAADLGEGYLGKIGWRVYDEARRRGAYLRPLGDTVYVAPPLTISNDELTQLLGIVEESVRAVLT
- a CDS encoding MATE family efflux transporter; this encodes MFTSLFKRYRLKRWVAHVRRLLARAGRPSSTTAAAQVSARARTRAELFKLAWPIVIAMSAETMLGLVDTKLVGGLGPAALGGVGLATMMMYVGYSLVFGAMRAVKVQTAHAVGEGRPQDGIRYAQAGILMAVGIGVALFILGRDISWLLRALGVDHELIAPARDFFSAVTYGSVGVTVLVALYQHRQATGDTRTPMIVGIVANIFNGFFAYGLIYGHWGLPALGVRGAGFATATSEYLECAMLGALLLRDMKRCPPSTLRLREACRGVWDLGMPTAIHFGAETLAFTTFTAVLGTLASAEIASHQVAMATIRTSFLPGVAIAEAASILVGRSLGEKRLDEADRATWAALQLAIGFMAVCGVLFAVFGGALAHGFSTDPEVIRITRNLLLVAAVFQVLDAVNIVLRGALRGAKDVRVTAIIGVTVVWTCVPTAAYVLGKLAGLGALGGWLGFIGETTFSATLFWLRYWRGPWRQGYVPPSANTGGASLAQAENARLHAA
- a CDS encoding dienelactone hydrolase family protein; translated protein: MTTRVEFAAKNGETVKGDLALPEGSAKAPAVVVLQEWWGVNDHIRSIATRLAQAGFLAIAPDLYDGEEVPLTNEARASERMTKLDWGRAVTQIAAAVAYAKAHPRSTGKVGVTGFCMGGALSFVSSTQIEGLSAVVPFYGIPPKADYAKVTAPILTHVAKHDQWVTPEKAEAVKRELESHGKSIELHVYDADHAFFNDTRANVYSAENAKLAWDRTIAFLKKHLA
- a CDS encoding cupredoxin domain-containing protein — its product is MRMLLVGACVSSMIWCSIGCSKSDEAQVPAGGELKVEANEKGFTPSAISVKKGAPSHLVFTRTSEHTCATEVVFPDLGINKELPLNKPVSIDIPADQDKTLTFACGMNMYKGQVVVK